The uncultured Desulfuromonas sp. genome has a segment encoding these proteins:
- the cobK gene encoding precorrin-6A reductase, with the protein MSDAPHILLLGGTSETAPLAVKLATAGYQVLVSTATDADLAVGDHPSIRRRCGRMDRDQLAALIDRERMAAIIDATHPYARDAHQAARDAAAHSQRPYLRYQRRALVEASGNVVTARDHDEAALLACADGRPVLLTTGSRHLAPYVATAQRHGIALYARMLDHPEAVAACEQAGLAENGRIFGRGPFSLEQNRALIRQYNIGVLVTKDSGRAGGVAEKLEAARLEQCRVIVVQRPDETTHNTFDDMDRLVTALQQCCPPIPAVLKIGEIK; encoded by the coding sequence ATGAGCGACGCCCCCCACATCCTGCTGCTCGGCGGCACCAGCGAAACCGCGCCTTTGGCTGTTAAACTGGCCACGGCGGGCTATCAGGTGCTGGTCTCAACGGCCACGGATGCCGATCTCGCTGTCGGCGATCATCCGTCCATCCGCCGCCGCTGCGGTCGTATGGACCGTGACCAGCTTGCCGCGCTGATCGACCGGGAGCGGATGGCGGCGATTATCGACGCCACCCATCCCTATGCCCGTGACGCGCATCAGGCGGCACGCGATGCGGCCGCACACAGCCAGCGCCCCTACCTTCGCTACCAGCGTCGGGCGTTGGTGGAGGCGTCCGGCAACGTGGTGACGGCCCGCGATCATGACGAGGCCGCACTCTTGGCCTGCGCCGATGGGCGGCCGGTGCTGCTCACCACCGGCTCACGCCATCTCGCCCCCTATGTGGCGACGGCCCAGCGCCACGGCATCGCACTCTATGCCCGCATGCTGGATCATCCCGAGGCCGTGGCCGCCTGTGAGCAGGCCGGGCTGGCGGAGAACGGGCGCATCTTCGGTCGCGGCCCGTTCAGTCTGGAACAGAACCGCGCCCTGATCCGCCAGTACAACATTGGCGTGCTGGTCACCAAGGACAGCGGCCGGGCCGGTGGCGTGGCGGAAAAGCTCGAAGCCGCCCGCCTGGAACAGTGCCGGGTGATCGTGGTGCAACGGCCCGACGAAACAACGCACAATACATTTGACGACATGGATCGGCTGGTCACGGCACTCCAGCAGTGCTGCCCGCCGATCCCAGCGGTCTTAAAAATAGGAGAAATAAAGTGA